GCTGGAACGCTAACCTATCAATGGATCATTTCCGACTATGCTGGAAATACCGTGACTAGTGAAGAATATTTAGTATCCGTAATAGAAAGCTTAACAATTGGTTACTTTGAAGATTTTGAAACAGAACCCGCGGGCTGGACGATTGTCGGTGAAAATCCAAATTGGGAATGGGGAATTCCAACTTCAGGTCCTAATGAGGCGGCATCAGGTGAAAAGGTATATGCTACGAACCTAGAAGGAAATTATTCGAACGGAATGAGAGAAATGCTCGTCATGCCGGCAATTGTCTTACCTGATGGGCAAGCTTCCTTACAATTTAAACAATGGCATAGCTTTGAACAGTCAGCCTATACAGGTACTGCTTATGATTATGGATATGTCATGGTGTCAACCAACGGTCAAGATTGGACGGAGCTTTTAATGGTCAAAGGAGATTCAGGAGGCTGGGTTGATACATCAGTCGATCTTTCGCAATATGCGGGCCAAGGAATTTTTATTGGATTTTATACCTATTCAGATTTGAGTACAGGAAGACCTGGCTGGTATATTGACGATGTTGCATTAAGTGCAACAGCAAATGGGGCAATCGTGAATACAAGTGCAGACCCAGCAACTATCCATACTGCAGATATTGCAGTTGTAGATATAGATATGGAAACGGACAACACTTTATCATTATTGCCAATTGACGCGCAAGTAAGTGTATTGGAAACTGGACGGTCAACAGTAACCAATCCGCAAAATGGAAGTTATACTTTGCGAAACCCTGCCGGGGAATATCATGTAGTTGCAGAGTCATATGGCTACCATTCTCAAACGAAAACGGCTGTAATTGCAGATGACGAAGAGGTTTCTTTGAACTTCACCCTTCAGGAGAAAGCAAGAGGAATAATCACCGGTGTTATCACAGATGAATTAACAGGTGAACCTGTTGAAGGAGCGAGAGTCTATCTTGTTGAGGATGCCAATATCGAACCAGTAGAGACAAGTGCAGATGGATCATTTCGTTTAACAGCTTTTGAAGGAACGTATACGTTAAAAGCATCCCATCCAATGCATTATCCAAATACGGCAGAACTGATAGTCGAAGGAGATGCAGAAATTGTCCGGAATGTTGTATTAGCCCCAATTATAGGTACATCAGAAATAATCGCTTATGATGATGGAACGGCGGGAACACTTAATTATTTTCACACCGCTGGTAATGGCTGGGCAGTGAAAATGTCTCTTGCAGATGGGAAAAATCGCGCGGTTTTAACAGGAGGCTACTATAAATTTGATGGTGGAAATCGTCCAGATCCTGGAGGAACAGCATTTTTTGTAGAGGTGTACGATGCAACTGGACCAAATGGTTTGCCGGGTGAGAAAATTGCCGGTCCATTTGAAGCCGAAGCTATTCGTTCCCATACAGATTGGACATATATCGATTTAAGCGGCGAGGAAATTATTGTTCCAGGTGATTTTTATCTTGCTTATATTCAAAAAGAAGGCTTTCCATATATACCAGCCATTAATCGGGATACAAGCTCAGGGTCATCGGGAAGAAACTATTCCTATATTGATGGCGTTTGGAAGCAGACTTCACCAAACGATGGAAACTATATGATACGAGCAGTAGTAGCATATGATGAAAGCGTACCAGAGATTACATCACCTGCAAACCTCACCTATACGGCTGAAAAAACGTTTACTGTCAGTGGTCAAGCACAACCTAATACTGAAATTCATCTGTTTAATAATGATTCAGAAGCAGCGGTCGTTTCTTCGGCAGAAGACGGAACCTTTAGTGCGGAAATTTCCTTAACAGAAGGTCCAAATGCTATTACAGCTCGAGCTGCTCAAGGAGAAGGACTGACAAGACCATCCAATCAAGTGAGGATTATGCTAGACAGCACCTCTCCTATCGTATCCATCCACTCACCACAGGAAGGGGAACGGTTTAATACAACATCTATAACCGTCCAGGCTCAGGTAAAGGAAGAAAATCTTGAGGGTGTCATAATCAACGGTTCAGAAGCTACTCTTGTAAACGGGATCTATGAAGCTAGTATAACACTTGAACAAGGAGAAAATAGTATCGCAGTTGCTGCAAGGGATAAAGCTGGAAATGAAACGGTCCAAACGGTTTCAGTTCAGATTGATTCGATTGCACCTGTGATCACCATTGAATCACCAGTTAATGGTGAAACAACTCATAAGAAATCTGTAACTTTAATAGGACAGGTGACAGATGATAACTTAGACTTTGTACGTGTGAATGGAAATGATGCGAAAGTAAAAAATGGTTCATTCAGTACGAATGTTAGTCTGGAGGATGGCGAAAACATCATCATGATTTGGTCGAAGGATACATTTGGGAATGAGACATGGGAACAAGTCAGGGTTATTTACAGTAAAAAGAATGATTAATAACCTCCAATCAGAGTCTGGTAGCGATTTGGCCATAAACTTCAATAAAAAATAGGACGTTTGAGCTTACAAATCTTCATATAAGGTTTGTGAGCTGCTTCGCCAAGCTGGATTGAATGTGCCAGGCATCAAGGGCCCTGCCAAAGAACAACATATGAAATAATTACATAAGGATAGGGTAAACAAGCTCACAAATGTTTTGTTTTTAAAAACGTTTGTGAGCGTTTTTGTTTTTTTATATTGAACTGAATCATGAAGATAATTACAATGTTTGTATTTTATGTATTCTCCTAAATTTATTATTATATATATTTAAATTTAGTGTTTAAAACACGAACATTATGTATTATAATTAGGACATTGTTCGATAAAATACCCCGTATAATCCCGGTAATATGGTCTGGGAGTCTCTACAGAGTGGCCGTAAATCACTCTACTATGGACGGAAATTCTGTTAATAGAAACCGTTCAGTTTATGCTGGACGGTTTTTTCCATATTGAGGCAACATGAGGGGAAGAAAAGGAGAAAAGATATGGAAGATATACTAAAAGACATTCTAGCAGCATTCAGTGTTGTACTGAACGGATTACCTCAAGGGTTACTTGCCCTTTCGTTTGGGTTTGCTTCTGTACCGACCGCCCTTGCATTTATGGTTGGTGCAGTAGGTAATAGCTTAACAAGTAATGTAGCCGTTATTTCATTCCAGGCAGAAACGATTGCGGTTGCCGGAACGATGGGCAAAAATATGCGGGACCGCCTTTCTTCAATTTTCTTTGGTGCATTGATATTAGTAATTATCAGTTTATTTGGCGTAATGGAACAAATCGTTGAATGGATTGGTCCTGTCATTACCAATGGGATGATGGCCGGTGTTGGCTTCATGCTTGCAAAGATCGCATGGGATATGGCGAAGAATGATCGGATTATAGGGGTGACCTCTTTTGCCAGTGCCTTATTGACATATGTAATAACCAAGGATTTAGTGTATACAATCACGATTTCGGTGATCCTTTCAAGTGTAGTTTATAATTTTATAAAAAAAGAAAATGAAACGGTTTCTAAAAACATTTCAGAAGATAAGTTTAAATTACAAAAATTTGTTATCAATGCAGCTGTTATTCGCGGAGCATTAGCACTCGTTTGTTTAAATATTGGCGCGAATATTGCTTTTGGAAAAATCAATGGTGAAATTGCAGGTGAGGAAGTAAATATTGACACCCTAACCATTATCAGCAGTTTAGCTGACATGGCTTCTTCCTTGTTTGGCGGAGGCCCGGTAGAAGTCATTATTTCAGCTACAGCATCTGCGCCTCACGCCGTTTGGGCAGGGGTTTTAACGATGGCGATTATGGCTGGTATCTTACTCTTTAAACTTTTACCGAAAATCGGAAAATACGTACCAAGTTCTTCTATTGCCGGTTTCCTTTTTGTACTGGGTGCCATTGTTACACTGTCTGGGAATGCAACAGCTGCTCTAACCGCTGCAGAACCGGGTTCGCAAATTGTGGCCGCTGTGACAATTATCATTACTGCCATTGTTGATCCATTCTTTGGGTTATTAGCAGGGGTCATGATGGAATTTTTACTAGGAATCTTTGGAGTTTAAGAAAAAGGAGTGTGTCATTTTGGAAACTTATCCGTTAATGGTTGCAGGCATAAAAAGGGAGTTACCCATTATCCCTAT
This DNA window, taken from Bacillus oleivorans, encodes the following:
- a CDS encoding guanine permease, with the protein product MEDILKDILAAFSVVLNGLPQGLLALSFGFASVPTALAFMVGAVGNSLTSNVAVISFQAETIAVAGTMGKNMRDRLSSIFFGALILVIISLFGVMEQIVEWIGPVITNGMMAGVGFMLAKIAWDMAKNDRIIGVTSFASALLTYVITKDLVYTITISVILSSVVYNFIKKENETVSKNISEDKFKLQKFVINAAVIRGALALVCLNIGANIAFGKINGEIAGEEVNIDTLTIISSLADMASSLFGGGPVEVIISATASAPHAVWAGVLTMAIMAGILLFKLLPKIGKYVPSSSIAGFLFVLGAIVTLSGNATAALTAAEPGSQIVAAVTIIITAIVDPFFGLLAGVMMEFLLGIFGV
- a CDS encoding S8 family serine peptidase — its product is MKRGLRRILFLLSTVILVLSTFLSPAAIAETQHKSMEDSLQQASTNKIDSKVKQQMETNEEVSLLIILNDQIDASAIMKQANKNASEKKALGLNKKHMVRSEILTELKANAHQTQEPLLELLKQEKQKGNVKKYKSYHVINAISFTGSKEVIEKIASFKEVKKIYLDEVRHLVKDTDLTNTSSDENVQWNVSQVLAPQAWELGIDGTGTVVASIDSGVRWDHPALKEKYRGYNAAEGTVEHQYSFFDAVAGQAESYDDNGHGTHVTGTMVGSEPEGTNKIGVAPGAKWIAAKAFDANGNGTDSDILEAAQWMMAPGGRVDMAPDVVNNSWSGGPGINEWFLEVVQTWRAYGIFPVFAAGNASILIPNGPGTIASPANYPESFAVGAVDKENQIADFSFQGPSPYGEIKPELTAPGVKIRSTLPDGGYGDKSGTSMAAPHVAGAVALLRQANANLTVDEIEQILIETAIPLTDRDFLESPNHGYGHGLLNVYDAVLSETQGMGMITGNVTVEGEDAQSPVYSHTPISEVSEGLQIDLTVQASDNISVESVELAYKLNDGEWNHVSADRISGNYLNGEYLATIPAGVAEAGTLTYQWIISDYAGNTVTSEEYLVSVIESLTIGYFEDFETEPAGWTIVGENPNWEWGIPTSGPNEAASGEKVYATNLEGNYSNGMREMLVMPAIVLPDGQASLQFKQWHSFEQSAYTGTAYDYGYVMVSTNGQDWTELLMVKGDSGGWVDTSVDLSQYAGQGIFIGFYTYSDLSTGRPGWYIDDVALSATANGAIVNTSADPATIHTADIAVVDIDMETDNTLSLLPIDAQVSVLETGRSTVTNPQNGSYTLRNPAGEYHVVAESYGYHSQTKTAVIADDEEVSLNFTLQEKARGIITGVITDELTGEPVEGARVYLVEDANIEPVETSADGSFRLTAFEGTYTLKASHPMHYPNTAELIVEGDAEIVRNVVLAPIIGTSEIIAYDDGTAGTLNYFHTAGNGWAVKMSLADGKNRAVLTGGYYKFDGGNRPDPGGTAFFVEVYDATGPNGLPGEKIAGPFEAEAIRSHTDWTYIDLSGEEIIVPGDFYLAYIQKEGFPYIPAINRDTSSGSSGRNYSYIDGVWKQTSPNDGNYMIRAVVAYDESVPEITSPANLTYTAEKTFTVSGQAQPNTEIHLFNNDSEAAVVSSAEDGTFSAEISLTEGPNAITARAAQGEGLTRPSNQVRIMLDSTSPIVSIHSPQEGERFNTTSITVQAQVKEENLEGVIINGSEATLVNGIYEASITLEQGENSIAVAARDKAGNETVQTVSVQIDSIAPVITIESPVNGETTHKKSVTLIGQVTDDNLDFVRVNGNDAKVKNGSFSTNVSLEDGENIIMIWSKDTFGNETWEQVRVIYSKKND